The following proteins are encoded in a genomic region of Sphingopyxis sp. YF1:
- a CDS encoding L-threonylcarbamoyladenylate synthase gives MAEGQRNESIATATLPFDADTIARAAALVAAGQPVAVPTETVYGLAADARNAAAVARIYAAKGRPDFNPLIVHVPDLAAAERLGIFGPVERALAAHFWPGPLTLVVPRTADCPVASIATAGLDTIAIRVPAHRAMQALLAASGAPLAAPSANASGGVSPTRAGHVRTTLDGRIALVIDDGPTTAGVESTIARATGGAVEILRPGPVTAAMLGEAARLPVAGVQGSEVVAPGMLASHYAPGKPVRLDAADFAADEFAIGFGAIAGDYQLSAAGDLTEAAARLFDALHAGAASAKSRIAVAAIPHDGLGAAINDRLARAAV, from the coding sequence ATGGCCGAGGGTCAAAGGAACGAGAGCATCGCGACCGCGACCCTGCCGTTTGACGCGGATACGATCGCGCGCGCCGCCGCGCTGGTCGCGGCGGGGCAGCCCGTCGCGGTGCCGACCGAGACGGTCTATGGCCTCGCCGCCGACGCGCGCAACGCCGCGGCGGTCGCACGCATCTATGCCGCGAAAGGCCGGCCCGATTTCAACCCGCTGATCGTGCATGTGCCCGACCTCGCCGCGGCAGAGCGGCTGGGGATTTTTGGCCCGGTCGAGCGGGCGCTGGCGGCGCATTTCTGGCCCGGTCCGCTGACCCTCGTGGTGCCGCGGACGGCAGACTGCCCCGTCGCGAGCATCGCGACCGCGGGGCTCGACACGATCGCGATCCGGGTGCCGGCGCACCGCGCGATGCAGGCGCTGCTCGCGGCGTCGGGCGCGCCGCTCGCCGCGCCGAGCGCCAATGCGAGCGGCGGGGTCAGCCCAACGCGCGCCGGGCATGTGCGCACGACGCTCGACGGTCGGATCGCGCTGGTGATCGACGACGGGCCGACGACTGCGGGGGTCGAATCGACGATCGCGCGGGCGACGGGCGGCGCGGTCGAGATATTGCGCCCCGGACCGGTGACCGCCGCGATGCTGGGCGAGGCGGCGCGATTGCCCGTCGCCGGGGTGCAGGGATCGGAGGTCGTCGCGCCGGGGATGCTCGCGAGCCACTACGCCCCGGGCAAGCCGGTGCGGCTGGACGCGGCGGATTTCGCCGCGGACGAGTTCGCGATCGGCTTCGGCGCCATCGCGGGCGACTATCAGCTTTCCGCGGCGGGCGACCTGACCGAGGCGGCGGCGCGCCTGTTCGACGCGCTGCACGCGGGCGCGGCGAGCGCAAAGAGCAGGATCGCGGTCGCGGCGATCCCGCACGACGGGCTGGGCGCGGCGATCAACGACCGGCTTGCGCGCGCGGCGGTGTGA
- a CDS encoding DMT family transporter, producing MRPDSPSPLIPFLVACAGIATYSAMDVLMKGLSIDLGAYNAVLWRTSAGTLVSGAIYLSLRPAMPDAATMRIHAVRSVFVAAMALCFFWALARLPIAEAIALAFVAPLMALYMAAIFLGEKIGPRSVAASLLGLGGVLVIVAGKLGGSDYDPEALWAVGAVFLSAVFYAYNLILARRQAKMAEPLEIAFFQNFFVAAILALGAPWFAVLPGEGHAPHILGAAILATLSLLCLSWAYARAETQILATTEYTGFLWAMLFGWIFFAEAVTLPTLAGAVLIVAACLIVARKVPHQDPIDPAAA from the coding sequence ATGCGCCCCGATTCGCCCTCGCCGCTCATCCCCTTCCTCGTCGCCTGCGCGGGGATCGCGACCTATTCGGCGATGGACGTGCTGATGAAGGGGCTGTCGATCGACCTCGGCGCCTATAATGCAGTGCTGTGGCGCACCAGCGCGGGCACATTGGTCAGCGGCGCCATCTATCTGTCGCTGCGCCCCGCGATGCCCGACGCCGCGACGATGCGCATCCACGCGGTGCGCTCCGTCTTCGTCGCGGCGATGGCGCTCTGTTTCTTCTGGGCGCTCGCGCGGCTGCCGATCGCCGAGGCGATCGCGCTCGCCTTCGTCGCGCCGCTGATGGCGCTCTACATGGCGGCGATCTTCCTCGGCGAAAAGATCGGCCCGCGTTCGGTCGCGGCGTCGCTGCTCGGGCTCGGCGGGGTGCTCGTCATCGTCGCGGGCAAGCTCGGCGGCAGCGACTATGACCCCGAGGCGCTGTGGGCGGTCGGTGCGGTGTTCCTGTCGGCGGTCTTCTATGCCTATAATCTCATCCTCGCGCGGCGGCAGGCGAAGATGGCCGAACCGCTCGAAATCGCCTTTTTCCAGAATTTCTTCGTCGCCGCGATCCTCGCGCTGGGCGCGCCCTGGTTCGCGGTGCTGCCGGGCGAAGGCCATGCGCCGCACATCCTCGGCGCCGCGATCCTCGCGACGCTGTCGCTGCTCTGCCTCAGCTGGGCCTATGCCCGCGCCGAGACCCAGATCCTCGCGACCACCGAATATACCGGATTCCTGTGGGCGATGCTGTTCGGCTGGATCTTCTTTGCCGAGGCGGTGACGCTGCCGACGCTCGCCGGCGCGGTGCTGATCGTCGCCGCGTGCCTGATCGTCGCGCGCAAGGTCCCGCACCAGGACCCGATCGATCCGGCGGCGGCGTAA
- a CDS encoding GNAT family acetyltransferase, translating to MKRSPQRFSAAGETSFGRARSKAPANRGRRLVSIAIYDHAHFAGVETLWSEAFPEDSPWNAAATAIPEKLRFQPDLLLVALDGTQVVGSAMAGYEGHRGWISRIAVLQSHRGRGIGQDLLAEAERRLAELGCIKVNLQVVESNFATVRFYEKSGYRVEPRISMAKHLLPST from the coding sequence TTGAAGCGCAGCCCGCAGCGGTTCAGTGCCGCTGGGGAAACGTCCTTCGGCCGGGCTCGGTCGAAGGCGCCAGCAAATCGGGGGCGGCGGTTGGTATCCATAGCAATATATGATCACGCGCATTTTGCCGGGGTGGAAACGCTATGGAGCGAAGCGTTCCCCGAGGACAGTCCGTGGAACGCGGCTGCGACGGCCATTCCCGAGAAGCTCCGATTCCAGCCCGATCTCCTGCTGGTTGCACTGGACGGGACGCAGGTCGTCGGGTCGGCGATGGCCGGATACGAAGGACACCGGGGCTGGATATCGCGAATTGCGGTGCTGCAATCGCATCGCGGTCGGGGCATCGGCCAGGACCTGCTTGCCGAAGCCGAGCGTCGCCTCGCCGAACTCGGCTGCATCAAGGTGAATCTGCAGGTCGTCGAGTCCAATTTCGCTACCGTGCGATTTTACGAAAAGTCGGGCTATCGCGTTGAACCGCGGATCAGCATGGCCAAACATCTGTTGCCGTCGACATGA
- a CDS encoding serine hydrolase domain-containing protein translates to MRSIKLLALLPFVLLFGIGAAGQGVATGPAVPKEAQADAGAAAAAPTLPGAAAALTKADVDGWLDGFLPFALERGDLAGAVVVVVKDGQVLTQRGFGYADAARRTPVDPARTLFRPGSVSKLFTWTAVMQEVEAGRIDLDKDVNAYLDFRIPPYRGKPVTMRQLMTHTAGFEEHGKRTIFEDPKFAISLGDYVKVQPRRIYAPGTTPSYSNYGTALAGYIVERTAKMPFDDYVEQRIFRPLGMAQSTFRQPLPAALAPAMATGYRQLSAGPSKFEIVGPGPAGALSATGADMAKFMIAHLNEGAGLMQPATARMMHDTPLTLLPSLNRMELGFFETNINGRQVIAHLGDTQLFHTALHLFTTEKIGLYMSFNATGEQASVGAVRRALFEKFADRYLPGTEMPATRVEAKTAAAHARMMAGSWLNSRRSESNFYALASLIGQVTVSVDAKGNLVVPAARDLNGKPAKWVETAPFVWHNANGHGRLAAQVVDGRVVRWSVDGLSPFMVFDRAPASKSAAWLKPALCVALGVLLITLLQWPVSALVRRHYKAPLTLGRTALRAYRGVRVAAGLVLALVTAWVVSLLTLKALPSFDPWLWSLQIAGAVIFVGGVLVAAWNLRLVRRERRGWFRTLWAALLLLAMLLLLYTAWSFGLIAMTVNY, encoded by the coding sequence ATGCGATCGATCAAACTGCTGGCCTTGCTGCCGTTCGTCCTCCTGTTCGGGATCGGGGCGGCGGGACAGGGGGTGGCGACCGGACCCGCGGTGCCCAAAGAGGCGCAGGCGGACGCCGGCGCCGCCGCGGCCGCGCCGACTCTCCCCGGCGCGGCCGCGGCGCTCACCAAGGCCGATGTCGACGGCTGGCTTGACGGCTTCCTGCCCTTCGCGCTCGAGCGCGGCGACCTTGCGGGCGCGGTCGTGGTGGTGGTCAAGGACGGGCAGGTGCTGACCCAGCGCGGTTTCGGCTATGCCGATGCCGCGCGGCGCACCCCCGTCGACCCGGCGCGCACGCTGTTCCGCCCCGGGTCGGTGTCGAAGCTGTTCACCTGGACCGCGGTGATGCAGGAGGTCGAGGCGGGCCGGATCGACCTCGACAAGGACGTCAACGCCTATCTCGACTTCCGGATTCCGCCCTATCGCGGCAAGCCGGTGACGATGCGCCAGCTGATGACGCACACCGCGGGGTTCGAGGAGCATGGCAAGCGCACGATCTTCGAGGATCCGAAATTCGCGATCTCGCTCGGCGATTATGTGAAGGTGCAGCCGAGGCGCATCTATGCGCCGGGGACGACGCCCTCCTACTCCAACTATGGCACCGCGCTCGCGGGCTATATCGTCGAGCGGACCGCGAAAATGCCCTTCGACGACTATGTCGAACAGCGCATCTTCCGCCCGCTCGGCATGGCGCAGTCGACCTTTCGCCAGCCGCTGCCCGCGGCGCTCGCGCCGGCGATGGCGACGGGCTATCGCCAGCTTTCGGCGGGGCCGTCGAAATTCGAGATCGTCGGCCCGGGGCCCGCGGGCGCGCTGTCGGCGACCGGTGCCGACATGGCCAAATTCATGATCGCGCACCTGAATGAAGGCGCGGGGCTGATGCAGCCCGCAACCGCGCGGATGATGCACGACACGCCGCTCACCCTGTTGCCGTCGCTCAACCGGATGGAACTCGGCTTTTTCGAAACCAACATCAACGGGCGGCAGGTGATCGCGCATCTGGGCGATACCCAGCTGTTCCACACCGCGCTGCACCTGTTCACGACCGAGAAAATCGGCCTCTACATGTCGTTCAACGCGACGGGCGAGCAGGCCTCGGTCGGCGCGGTGCGGCGCGCGCTGTTTGAGAAATTCGCCGACCGCTACCTTCCCGGCACCGAAATGCCCGCGACGCGCGTCGAGGCGAAGACGGCCGCGGCGCACGCGCGGATGATGGCGGGTAGCTGGCTCAACAGCCGGCGGTCGGAATCGAACTTCTATGCGCTCGCCTCGCTGATCGGGCAGGTGACGGTCAGCGTCGATGCCAAGGGCAATCTGGTCGTTCCCGCGGCGCGCGATCTCAACGGAAAACCCGCGAAATGGGTCGAGACCGCGCCCTTCGTCTGGCACAATGCCAACGGCCACGGACGGCTTGCCGCGCAAGTCGTCGACGGCAGGGTCGTGCGCTGGAGCGTCGACGGCCTGTCGCCCTTCATGGTGTTCGACCGCGCGCCCGCGTCGAAATCGGCGGCGTGGCTGAAACCCGCGCTCTGTGTCGCGCTCGGCGTGCTGCTGATCACGCTGCTGCAATGGCCGGTGTCGGCGCTGGTCCGCCGTCACTACAAGGCGCCGCTGACGCTGGGGAGGACCGCGCTGCGTGCCTATCGCGGCGTCCGCGTCGCGGCGGGGCTGGTGCTCGCGCTGGTCACCGCATGGGTGGTCAGCCTGCTGACGCTGAAGGCGCTGCCGTCCTTCGATCCGTGGCTGTGGTCGCTCCAGATCGCGGGGGCCGTGATCTTTGTCGGCGGGGTGCTGGTCGCGGCGTGGAACCTGCGTCTCGTCCGCCGCGAGCGGCGCGGCTGGTTCCGCACGCTGTGGGCGGCGTTGCTGCTGCTCGCGATGCTGCTCCTGCTCTACACCGCGTGGAGCTTCGGCCTGATCGCGATGACGGTGAACTACTGA
- a CDS encoding acyl-CoA dehydrogenase, protein MTYTPPTTEQLFVLDHIAHIGVLAEHERFADATPDMVEAIVTGIGEFAAEVYAPLNRVGDVNNPKWQDGKVTMPPGFKDAYKAFVEAGWGSIDGPVDYGGQGLPFTLATVVIEALGSADMGFTLCNILTPGAIHALMAYGTEEQRRTWLPKLVSGEWNGTMNLTEPAAGSDVGALRSTAEKVTEGEHAGLYRIKGQKIFITFGEHDLTDNIVHLVLARTPGAPEGTRGISLFLVPKYRLDAEGKPTLSNGVHCASIEHKLGIHGSPTAVMVYGEAEDCLGEIVGDEMGGMRAMFVMMNNARLMVGCQGVQVAERATQQAQSFAAERVQSSLAGSPDRTPVTIDQHPDVRRMLWRMRAQTEAARALVYYAAAQTDLGKLGDENAAMRAEILIPLVKAHATDIGCEVASLGIQVHGGMGFIEETGAAQHYRDARIAPIYEGTNGIQAADLVGRKLGMAGGDLVRGLIDDIANGAGDFPELQQLVDACRAVTDWMVNAPTGDRLAGSYPYLTMLATATCGWLMALQHKGAKAMLDAGEGDAAFLAAKIASTRFYLQQIVPAATGLAPSALAGDAALPALG, encoded by the coding sequence ATGACCTATACGCCGCCGACCACCGAACAGCTTTTCGTCCTCGACCATATCGCGCACATCGGCGTGCTGGCCGAACACGAGCGTTTCGCCGATGCGACCCCCGACATGGTCGAGGCGATCGTCACCGGAATCGGCGAATTCGCCGCCGAGGTCTACGCCCCGCTCAACCGCGTCGGCGACGTCAACAACCCCAAATGGCAGGACGGCAAGGTCACGATGCCCCCGGGGTTCAAGGACGCCTACAAGGCGTTCGTCGAGGCGGGCTGGGGCAGCATCGACGGCCCGGTCGACTATGGCGGCCAGGGCCTGCCCTTCACCCTCGCGACGGTGGTGATCGAGGCGCTGGGCAGCGCCGACATGGGCTTCACCCTCTGCAACATCCTCACCCCCGGCGCGATCCACGCGCTGATGGCCTATGGCACCGAGGAGCAGCGCCGGACCTGGCTCCCCAAGCTGGTGTCGGGCGAATGGAACGGCACGATGAACCTCACCGAGCCCGCCGCGGGCAGCGACGTCGGCGCGCTGCGCTCGACCGCCGAAAAAGTGACCGAGGGCGAACACGCCGGCCTCTACCGGATCAAGGGCCAGAAGATATTCATCACCTTCGGCGAGCACGATCTCACCGACAATATCGTCCACCTCGTCCTCGCGCGCACCCCCGGCGCGCCCGAGGGGACGCGCGGCATCTCGCTCTTCCTCGTCCCCAAATACCGCCTAGATGCCGAGGGCAAACCGACGCTGTCGAACGGCGTCCACTGCGCCTCGATCGAGCACAAGCTCGGCATCCACGGTTCGCCGACCGCGGTGATGGTCTATGGCGAGGCGGAGGACTGCCTCGGCGAGATCGTCGGCGACGAGATGGGCGGCATGCGCGCGATGTTCGTGATGATGAACAACGCGCGCCTGATGGTCGGCTGCCAGGGCGTCCAGGTCGCCGAGCGTGCAACGCAGCAGGCGCAGAGCTTCGCCGCCGAGCGCGTCCAGTCGTCGCTCGCGGGCTCGCCCGATCGCACCCCGGTGACGATCGACCAGCACCCCGACGTCCGCCGCATGCTGTGGCGGATGCGCGCCCAGACCGAGGCGGCGCGCGCGCTCGTCTATTATGCCGCGGCGCAGACCGACCTCGGCAAGCTGGGCGACGAGAACGCCGCGATGCGCGCCGAAATCCTCATCCCGCTGGTCAAGGCGCACGCGACCGACATCGGCTGCGAGGTCGCCAGCCTCGGCATCCAGGTCCATGGCGGCATGGGCTTCATCGAGGAAACCGGCGCCGCGCAGCATTATCGCGACGCGCGCATCGCGCCGATCTACGAAGGCACCAACGGCATCCAGGCCGCCGACCTCGTCGGGCGCAAGCTCGGCATGGCGGGCGGCGACCTCGTCCGCGGCCTGATCGACGACATCGCCAATGGTGCCGGCGATTTCCCCGAATTGCAGCAGCTCGTCGACGCGTGCCGCGCGGTCACCGACTGGATGGTGAACGCCCCCACCGGCGACCGGCTCGCGGGCAGCTACCCCTATCTCACCATGCTCGCCACCGCGACCTGCGGCTGGCTGATGGCGCTCCAGCACAAGGGCGCGAAGGCGATGCTCGACGCGGGCGAAGGCGACGCCGCCTTCCTCGCCGCCAAGATCGCCTCGACGCGCTTCTACCTGCAACAGATCGTCCCTGCCGCCACCGGCCTCGCCCCCTCGGCACTCGCCGGCGACGCCGCGCTGCCCGCGCTGGGCTGA